A genomic segment from Spinacia oleracea cultivar Varoflay chromosome 3, BTI_SOV_V1, whole genome shotgun sequence encodes:
- the LOC130469337 gene encoding uncharacterized protein, with product MSDTTKFHPALSINNVKSLISITLDSECEFYHSWVTLFMVQARVHNLMHHILPPTEEKDRAVVDALKTADSDLYERLDAVVLQWIYATVSHDLLQSILVKGDTAAQAWQRLEQVFQDNKGSRATHLEEELAAVKLEHFANAEAYCNHVQSLADRLAAVDAPVANSRLVLRLIGGLPEAYSGTVDYVQNQDPLPPFARVRSRIKLAERTMKHRAARESSGSALLASTGGSTSSGNSGPTNSYSSNNYGRYNNNNKNKKKNYGKGGGQNRNNHNNYRGGGGSGGGGNGGQPTTGGNQQQWQWQSRPPAPVQYMWPWHQWVTPPCPFPTAQWQPNPARPNSQPGLLGARPQQQAYSTSTCPAPSTVGYTPTDIEAAMHTLGLTPPDGNWYMDTGATSHMTSDQGFTDGEQNHEM from the exons ATGTCTGACACCACCAAGTTTCACCCTGCTCTTTCAATCAACAACGTCAAGTCCCTCATCTCTATCACATTAGACAGCGAATGTGAATTCTACCACTCTTGGGTTACGTTGTTCATGGTACAAGCAAGGGTGCATAACCTCATGCATCACATTCTTCCTCCTACTGAAGAAAAAGATAGGGCTGTGGTTGATGCTTTGAAAACAGCCGATTCCGACCTCTATGAACGTCTTGATGCTGTGGTATTGCAGTGGATTTATGCCACCGTATCTCATGACCTCCTTCAATCCATCTTGGTCAAGGGTGATACGGCGGCCCAGGCTTGGCAGAGGCTCGAACAAGTGTTTCAAGACAACAAAGGGTCACGTGCAACTCATCTCGAAGAGGAACTCGCGGCTGTTAAACTCGAGCATTTCGCCAACGCCGAGGCATATTGCAATCATGTGCAATCTTTAGCCGACAGACTTGCGGCGGTGGATGCTCCGGTGGCCAACAGCCGCCTTGTCTTACGTCTCATTGGTGGGCTACCAGAGGCATACTCGGGTACGGTAGATTATGTCCAGAATCAAGACCCTCTGCCTCCCTTCGCTCGTGTTCGTTCCCGCATCAAATTAGCAGAGCGTACCATGAAACACCGAGCAGCCAGGGAATCCAGTGGTTCTGCCCTCTTAGCTTCTACTGGCGGCAGCACTTCAAGTGGTAATTCTGGCCCTACAAATTCCTATTCTTCTAATAATTATGGCAgatacaataataataacaaaaataagaagaaaaacTATGGAAAAGGGGGAGGGCAGAATCGCAACAACCACAACAACTACCGCGGAGGCGGCGGTAGTGGCGGTGGTGGCAATGGCGGCCAGCCTACCACCGGCGGCAACCAGCAACAGTGGCAGTGGCAGTCACGTCCACCTGCTCCAGTACAATATATGTGGCCTTGGCATCAATGGGTCACACCACCTTGCCCATTTCCTACAGCCCAATGGCAGCCTAATCCTGCAAGGCCAAATTCTCAACCTGGGCTTCTTGGAGCAAGGCCACAGCAGCAGGCCTATTCCACTAGCACCTGCCCAGCTCCATCCACAGTGGGCTACACGCCTACAGACATTGAAGCGGCAATGCATACTCTTGGTCTTACTCCTCCGGatggaaattggtatatggataCCGGAGCTACCTCTCATATGACTTCGGACCAAG GATTTACGGACGGGGAACAAAATCATGAGATGTGA